In Alphaproteobacteria bacterium, one DNA window encodes the following:
- a CDS encoding phage tail assembly protein — MINLAVPITASGESVTQIKLRRPMGKDVRELGYPYKMGADQAVTLQAGIVAAYISRLAEIPTSSVDLLDPVDFNTLGFEILGFFLNSDAATTPSS; from the coding sequence ATGATCAACCTGGCGGTTCCCATCACCGCCTCCGGAGAAAGCGTGACGCAGATCAAGCTGCGCCGCCCCATGGGAAAAGACGTGCGTGAGCTGGGGTACCCCTACAAGATGGGTGCCGATCAGGCGGTCACGCTCCAAGCGGGGATCGTCGCGGCCTATATCTCGCGCCTGGCCGAGATTCCGACATCCTCCGTCGATCTTTTGGACCCTGTTGATTTCAACACGCTGGGGTTCGAAATCCTTGGTTTTTTTCTGAACTCGGATGCGGCGACAACGCCAAGCAGCTGA